From the Butyrivibrio fibrisolvens genome, one window contains:
- a CDS encoding VOC family protein, whose amino-acid sequence MKIEHIAMYVKDIEAAKEFFVKYLGGTSNDGYHNNTTDFQSYFISFDDGARLELMTRPELADLEKPLNRTGYIHIAFSVGSKEAVDTLTDRLKEDGFEVVSGPRTTGDGYYESCIAIIEGNQIEITE is encoded by the coding sequence ATGAAGATAGAGCACATTGCAATGTATGTAAAAGATATAGAGGCTGCCAAAGAGTTCTTTGTAAAATATCTTGGCGGTACGTCTAATGATGGATATCATAATAATACTACTGATTTTCAATCGTATTTTATAAGCTTTGATGATGGAGCAAGACTTGAACTTATGACCAGGCCGGAATTGGCGGACTTGGAGAAGCCGCTAAATCGTACGGGTTATATCCATATAGCTTTTTCTGTTGGAAGTAAAGAGGCTGTTGATACTCTTACTGATAGATTAAAAGAGGACGGCTTTGAAGTGGTAAGTGGCCCAAGGACAACAGGTGATGGCTATTATGAAAGCTGCATTGCCATAATCGAAGGCAATCAGATTGAGATTACTGAATAA
- a CDS encoding GNAT family N-acetyltransferase, translating to MGDIIIKEAQPGDAEKILNYMKRIGGETDNLTYGAEGVSIPIEKEAEFLGIVANDPHSVFYCAWKDTELVGTANLSGLPRRMSHRAEMGISVLKDEWNNGVGAMLMSHLVEYANDNGIEIINLEVRSDNAAAIHLYEKYGFNKTGTIPAFFKIDSEYVDFDVMSLDLR from the coding sequence ATGGGTGACATAATTATTAAAGAAGCACAGCCAGGAGATGCGGAGAAGATTTTGAATTATATGAAAAGAATTGGTGGGGAGACTGATAATTTGACATATGGCGCTGAAGGAGTAAGTATTCCGATTGAGAAAGAGGCTGAATTTCTTGGGATAGTAGCAAATGATCCACACAGTGTTTTTTACTGTGCATGGAAAGATACTGAGTTAGTTGGAACTGCTAATTTAAGTGGGCTGCCTAGAAGAATGTCACATAGAGCAGAGATGGGAATTTCTGTTCTTAAGGATGAATGGAATAATGGAGTAGGCGCAATGTTAATGAGCCACCTTGTTGAATATGCGAATGATAATGGAATAGAGATTATCAATTTGGAAGTTCGTAGTGATAATGCAGCTGCTATTCATTTATATGAGAAATATGGATTCAATAAGACTGGTACGATACCAGCGTTCTTTAAAATTGATAGCGAGTATGTCGATTTTGATGTTATGAGTTTGGATTTGAGATAA
- the rhuM gene encoding RhuM family protein, whose product MQDKKINSRIYRGEDLKNEIVLFTDGEKNIEVQVSPDKETVWLTQKQMEELFDVKHATISEHINNILSSGELDETSVGFSDKSSGGRKPKIYNLDMILSVGYRVNSKRGIAFRRWANNVLKQYIMKGYAINEKRLAALNKTVEIQSKIIANTLEIEEAEVLRAVKLYTDALVLLDQYDHQSLSKPEGNKPVYRITYEDCRNMINHMEDSFSSDVFGVEKETGKVEGILAAVYQDVFGGEVYPSLEEKAANLLYFMIKDHPFADGCKRIAASLFLEFLDKNDALIRDGQKVISDGALVAITLMIAESNPEEKDIMTTLVMNLLKM is encoded by the coding sequence ATGCAAGATAAAAAGATAAATTCAAGAATTTATAGAGGTGAAGATTTGAAAAATGAAATAGTATTATTTACAGATGGTGAAAAGAATATTGAAGTTCAAGTAAGTCCAGATAAGGAAACAGTGTGGCTTACACAGAAGCAAATGGAAGAATTGTTTGATGTAAAGCATGCAACAATAAGTGAACATATTAACAATATTCTTTCTTCTGGAGAGCTTGATGAGACTTCTGTCGGTTTTTCCGACAAAAGTTCTGGAGGTAGAAAACCGAAGATTTATAATTTGGACATGATTCTATCTGTTGGATACAGAGTTAATTCAAAGAGAGGTATTGCATTTAGGCGTTGGGCAAATAATGTTCTTAAGCAATATATCATGAAAGGCTATGCAATCAATGAAAAGAGACTTGCAGCCTTGAATAAGACGGTTGAGATTCAATCAAAGATTATTGCGAATACGCTAGAGATTGAAGAAGCAGAGGTTCTTCGAGCGGTAAAACTTTATACAGACGCGCTGGTTCTCTTGGATCAGTATGATCATCAGTCACTGAGTAAACCAGAAGGCAATAAGCCTGTTTATCGAATCACATATGAAGATTGTAGAAATATGATTAATCATATGGAGGACAGTTTTAGCTCAGATGTATTTGGTGTTGAAAAAGAAACTGGAAAAGTAGAGGGAATTCTTGCAGCAGTATATCAAGATGTATTTGGCGGTGAGGTATATCCATCATTAGAAGAAAAGGCTGCAAATCTTTTGTACTTTATGATAAAGGATCATCCATTTGCTGATGGTTGTAAAAGAATAGCTGCATCTCTTTTTCTAGAGTTTTTAGACAAAAACGATGCATTAATTCGGGATGGGCAAAAAGTCATTAGCGATGGAGCTCTCGTTGCTATTACACTTATGATTGCAGAATCAAATCCAGAAGAAAAAGATATCATGACAACATTGGTCATGAATTTATTGAAGATGTAG
- a CDS encoding thioredoxin family protein: MVLFSFGKKKEEEKKTSCCCACNCTTENMQAAEEEKSLKGVKILGGGCAKCNELEAAVIEALTELGMDTIIEHVKEYEKIAAYGVMTTPALVVDGKVVSYGKVLKKHEVVKILKDVRGL; encoded by the coding sequence ATGGTTTTATTTAGTTTTGGTAAGAAAAAAGAAGAGGAGAAAAAGACTTCATGTTGCTGCGCATGCAATTGTACTACGGAAAACATGCAGGCTGCGGAAGAAGAAAAAAGTCTAAAAGGAGTAAAGATCCTTGGCGGAGGCTGTGCAAAGTGTAATGAGCTAGAAGCAGCAGTTATTGAGGCACTAACGGAACTTGGTATGGATACGATCATCGAACATGTAAAAGAGTATGAAAAAATAGCCGCCTATGGAGTTATGACAACACCTGCATTGGTTGTAGATGGTAAGGTTGTATCTTATGGTAAAGTACTTAAGAAACACGAAGTCGTAAAGATTTTGAAAGACGTTAGAGGATTGTGA
- a CDS encoding permease, whose translation MKQILGMKWLNELIGDFLSLIGADLESRLGGGIQFFLYDVIKITILLCVLIYLISYIQSYFPPERSKKILGHFHGIWANCIAALLGTVTPFCSCSSIPLFIGFTSAGLPLGVTFSFLISSPMVDVGSLILLMSIFGTKVAIIYVMLGLVVAVIGGTLIEKLHMEDQVEEFIRKASAVDIDSPSLTQKERLIYAKDQVLETLKKVFPYIVIGVGIGAVIHNWIPQSFVEGILGRKNSFGVMLATIVGIPLYADTFGTISIAEALLYKGAQLGTVLAFMLGVTTLSLPSLIMLKKAIKTKLLVVFITICVVGIVIVGYLFNLMQGMIL comes from the coding sequence ATGAAACAGATACTTGGAATGAAGTGGCTAAATGAACTGATAGGTGATTTCCTTTCGTTAATAGGAGCTGATTTAGAATCAAGACTGGGAGGCGGAATACAGTTCTTTTTATATGATGTAATAAAGATAACAATTCTCTTGTGTGTTCTTATCTACTTGATTTCTTATATTCAAAGCTATTTCCCACCGGAAAGAAGTAAGAAGATCTTAGGGCATTTTCATGGTATTTGGGCAAACTGTATTGCAGCACTTTTGGGAACCGTGACACCTTTTTGCTCGTGCTCCTCAATTCCGCTGTTCATTGGATTTACCAGTGCTGGACTCCCTCTTGGTGTGACTTTTTCGTTTCTGATATCTTCGCCTATGGTAGATGTTGGAAGTCTGATTCTTCTTATGAGCATCTTTGGTACAAAGGTGGCGATTATCTATGTTATGCTGGGACTTGTGGTCGCAGTAATTGGAGGGACTTTAATAGAGAAGCTTCACATGGAAGATCAGGTAGAAGAGTTTATTCGAAAGGCATCTGCTGTAGACATTGATTCACCATCCCTTACACAGAAGGAACGCCTTATCTATGCAAAGGATCAGGTGCTTGAGACTTTAAAAAAAGTTTTTCCATATATTGTCATAGGTGTAGGAATTGGAGCTGTAATACATAACTGGATACCACAAAGCTTTGTCGAAGGAATACTTGGAAGAAAGAATTCATTTGGTGTGATGCTGGCTACCATAGTTGGTATTCCGCTGTATGCTGATACTTTCGGAACTATATCTATTGCTGAGGCATTACTATATAAGGGGGCTCAGCTTGGAACTGTGCTTGCATTTATGTTAGGTGTGACTACGCTTTCTCTTCCGTCACTAATCATGCTAAAGAAAGCGATCAAAACAAAGCTTCTGGTTGTTTTCATTACCATATGTGTAGTTGGAATTGTAATAGTAGGATATCTGTTTAATCTAATGCAAGGAATGATTTTGTAG
- a CDS encoding GNAT family N-acetyltransferase: MIRPMIDNDWERVSEIYKQGMEGGTATFNTECPSFEEWDKGHIKDCRFVYEEDGKVIGWVAISPTSSRCVYKGCVEMSIYVDQEYRGHGVGTALVNELIKRSEKAGFWSIYSAIISINKASIALHKKCGFREIGYRERIAKDRFGEWQNTTLMEYRAS, translated from the coding sequence GTGATTAGACCAATGATTGATAATGACTGGGAAAGAGTATCAGAGATTTACAAGCAGGGGATGGAAGGCGGTACAGCAACTTTTAATACAGAGTGTCCTAGTTTCGAGGAATGGGATAAGGGACATATTAAGGATTGCAGATTTGTATATGAAGAAGATGGTAAGGTAATCGGCTGGGTTGCAATCAGTCCCACATCAAGCAGATGCGTTTATAAGGGCTGCGTTGAAATGAGCATCTACGTTGATCAAGAATACCGAGGACATGGCGTTGGAACTGCACTTGTAAATGAGTTAATTAAAAGGTCAGAAAAGGCAGGATTTTGGAGTATATATTCAGCAATAATCTCTATTAACAAGGCAAGTATCGCATTACATAAGAAGTGTGGTTTTAGAGAAATCGGATATAGAGAAAGAATTGCGAAGGACAGATTTGGAGAATGGCAGAATACAACCTTGATGGAGTATAGAGCTTCATAA
- a CDS encoding MarR family winged helix-turn-helix transcriptional regulator has protein sequence MDKVKVFREYTRELERNLDNMNTTDCCKCLVTTSQCFLVVEIGRSPGICVKELAKVLKLDKSAVSRSVEELVQKGFVTREPSKTDRRCVVLTLTKEGEARFNKIENDMYDKFKEVFSRIPKDKQDQVLEALRIYNEACDKVEDKCCD, from the coding sequence ATGGATAAAGTAAAAGTGTTTCGAGAATATACCAGAGAACTGGAGCGTAATCTTGATAATATGAATACTACGGATTGTTGTAAGTGCCTTGTTACCACTTCTCAGTGCTTTCTTGTAGTTGAGATTGGACGTAGTCCCGGCATCTGTGTAAAAGAATTGGCAAAAGTACTTAAACTTGATAAAAGTGCAGTAAGTAGATCTGTAGAAGAACTTGTGCAAAAAGGTTTTGTCACTAGAGAACCTTCTAAAACAGATCGTAGATGTGTTGTTCTTACTCTGACCAAAGAGGGAGAAGCTCGTTTCAATAAGATTGAGAATGATATGTATGATAAGTTTAAAGAAGTGTTCTCAAGAATTCCAAAAGATAAGCAAGACCAGGTTCTTGAAGCATTAAGAATATATAACGAAGCATGCGATAAAGTGGAGGACAAATGTTGTGATTAG
- a CDS encoding DUF4256 domain-containing protein: MLEILKARFQDNKNLHMGLSWLDVEKRLLEHPGSMDVLRRMEESGGEPDTIGYDEKTGKLIFCDCAKESPSGRRSLCYDEKALQGRTKNPPSGSAEWKAKEIGVLIMTEELYRRLQSLGEFDLKTSSWITTPDDIRDKGGALFCERRYGRVFTFHNGADSYYSVRGFRGYTLI; the protein is encoded by the coding sequence ATGTTAGAAATATTAAAAGCGAGGTTTCAGGATAATAAGAATCTTCATATGGGACTGAGTTGGCTTGACGTGGAGAAACGTTTGCTTGAGCATCCGGGCTCCATGGACGTTTTGAGAAGGATGGAGGAGAGCGGCGGAGAACCGGATACCATCGGCTATGACGAAAAGACGGGAAAGCTAATTTTCTGCGACTGCGCAAAGGAGTCTCCTTCTGGGCGCAGAAGCCTGTGCTATGACGAAAAGGCATTACAGGGGCGTACTAAAAACCCGCCGTCAGGCAGCGCCGAATGGAAAGCAAAAGAAATCGGCGTTTTGATCATGACGGAGGAACTCTATCGCCGACTGCAAAGTCTCGGGGAATTTGATTTGAAAACGTCAAGTTGGATCACTACGCCGGATGATATTCGCGACAAGGGCGGTGCATTGTTCTGCGAACGACGTTACGGAAGGGTTTTCACATTCCATAACGGGGCGGATTCGTACTATTCCGTGCGCGGGTTCAGAGGTTATACGCTTATATAA
- a CDS encoding DUF3427 domain-containing protein: MLKKGGLALKDDVYSLNASMDDQLREYISDLVSYGLTQYEITYKNSEKFLLWHSYRMDQVQLKMLKDPDHNQKGTYFYGDEAIVFASLKKEASIEERLAYKDKFLAPDMFQWECENNISSRDLQALRLCKYVHLFIRKTKDEHGITQPFIYAGEGQFSNERKQEKLDSKTGKNNVTYLYDIPMKTELPDYLRYDFGIAQ, translated from the coding sequence ATGCTTAAAAAGGGAGGTCTTGCATTAAAGGATGACGTATACTCATTGAATGCAAGCATGGATGATCAGCTCCGTGAATATATAAGCGATCTGGTATCCTATGGACTAACGCAATATGAGATCACTTATAAGAATTCGGAGAAGTTCTTGCTATGGCATAGCTATCGTATGGATCAGGTTCAGCTCAAGATGCTCAAGGATCCTGACCACAATCAGAAGGGTACATATTTCTACGGAGATGAGGCTATTGTGTTTGCTTCTCTTAAGAAAGAAGCTTCAATAGAAGAGCGACTTGCATACAAGGATAAGTTCCTGGCACCGGATATGTTTCAATGGGAATGCGAGAACAACATATCTAGTAGGGATCTGCAGGCACTTAGGCTATGTAAGTATGTGCACCTGTTTATACGTAAGACCAAGGATGAGCATGGGATTACGCAGCCCTTTATATACGCTGGTGAGGGTCAGTTCTCCAATGAGAGGAAGCAGGAGAAGCTTGACTCTAAGACCGGGAAAAATAATGTGACGTATCTGTATGATATACCGATGAAGACTGAGCTGCCGGATTATTTGAGGTATGATTTTGGGATCGCGCAGTAG
- a CDS encoding NUDIX hydrolase, which produces MAEEIFDIVDENGQPTGETVTRSKAHAEGIRHRTAHIWVVRKNGDKTEVLLQKRAMNKDSFPGRYDTSSAGHIQAGDEPLESAIRELSEELGIQASPDDLHFAGTFPIQYEKEFHGKPFKDNEIAFVYVYDEEVGIDNLTIQKEELDSVEWFDLEEVYQACQPPRDEKFCVPMGGLEIVCKYVKADEREM; this is translated from the coding sequence ATGGCAGAAGAGATTTTTGACATCGTAGATGAAAATGGGCAGCCTACGGGCGAGACAGTGACCAGATCAAAGGCGCACGCTGAAGGCATCAGGCATAGAACAGCTCACATATGGGTGGTTCGTAAAAATGGTGATAAGACAGAGGTTCTTTTACAGAAGCGAGCTATGAATAAGGATTCTTTTCCAGGCAGATATGATACTTCATCAGCTGGGCATATTCAGGCTGGTGATGAACCATTAGAATCTGCTATTAGAGAATTGTCGGAGGAGCTTGGTATTCAGGCAAGTCCAGATGATTTGCATTTCGCAGGAACATTTCCAATTCAGTATGAAAAGGAATTCCATGGCAAGCCTTTTAAGGATAATGAAATCGCATTCGTCTATGTCTATGACGAGGAGGTAGGAATTGATAACCTTACCATCCAAAAGGAAGAGCTGGACAGTGTAGAGTGGTTCGACCTAGAGGAAGTATATCAGGCATGCCAGCCACCAAGGGATGAGAAGTTCTGTGTTCCTATGGGCGGACTGGAGATAGTTTGTAAATACGTTAAAGCAGATGAAAGAGAAATGTAG
- a CDS encoding DMT family transporter encodes MKWIYLLIAGALEITWAVAMKMSNGFTVLVPSIVTGVGYIASAVFLAIALRQLPLGTAYAMWTGMGILGTTLLGVFLFHEKLSVPQVICVILIVVGIAGLKILAKE; translated from the coding sequence ATGAAGTGGATTTATCTATTGATTGCCGGAGCGTTGGAAATCACATGGGCTGTGGCAATGAAAATGTCTAACGGATTTACGGTACTAGTTCCATCGATTGTTACCGGAGTGGGCTACATAGCAAGTGCAGTGTTTTTAGCAATTGCACTTAGACAGTTGCCTTTAGGTACTGCCTATGCTATGTGGACTGGAATGGGAATACTTGGAACGACGCTGCTTGGTGTATTTCTTTTTCATGAAAAGCTATCGGTTCCACAGGTAATATGTGTTATTCTTATTGTAGTTGGAATTGCAGGACTTAAGATTCTTGCAAAAGAATGA
- the ppdK gene encoding pyruvate, phosphate dikinase: MANKWVYTFKEGNMSMRNLLGGKGANLAEMTEIGLPVPQGFTITTEACTQYYEDGRKINDEIMAQAMEGVAWMEKENGKKFGDLENPLLVSVRSGARASMPGMMDTILNLGLNDEVVAAMIKGNPDPAFERFVYDSYRRFIQMFSDVVMEVGKKYFEQLIDKMKEEKGVKYDVDLTAADLKELAEQFKAEYKNQLGTDFPSDPVEQLKLAIEAVFRSWDNPRANVYRRDNDIPYSWGTAVNVMPMVFGNLNNQSGTGVAFTRDPATGENKLMGEFLINAQGEDVVAGVRTPMPIAQMEKEFPEAYADFLKVCETLENHYHDMQDMEFTVENKKLYMLQCRNGKRTAQAALKIACDLVDEGHKTEAEAVAMIEPRNLDTLLHPQFDAAALKAATPLGKGLGASPGAAAGKVVFTADDAEAWAARGEKVVLVRLETSPEDITGMKAAQGILTVRGGMTSHAAVVARGMGECCVSGCGDINMDEENKKFTLGGVEFHEGDTISIDGTTGNIYQGIIPTVDATIAGEFGRIMAWADKYRKLKVRTNADTPADAKKARELGAEGIGLCRTEHMFFEADRIAAFREMICSDTVEEREAALEKILPYQQNDFEGLFEALEGNPVTIRFLDPPLHEFVPTEEADIKKLADAKNKSVEEIKAMINSLHEFNPMMGHRGCRLAVTYPEIAKMQTKAVIRAALNVQKKHADWKVVPEIMIPLVCDVKELKFVKQVVVETADAEIKAAGADLKYEVGTMIEIPRAALTADEIAKEADFFCFGTNDLTQMTYGFSRDDAGKFLNAYYDTKIFENDPFAKLDQTGVGKLMETAIKLGKPVNPNLHVGICGEHGGDPSSVEFCHKIGLNYVSCSPFRVPIARLAAAQAAIAEQN, translated from the coding sequence ATGGCTAATAAGTGGGTTTATACCTTCAAAGAAGGTAACATGTCCATGCGCAATCTCCTTGGTGGAAAGGGCGCTAACCTTGCTGAAATGACTGAGATCGGACTTCCGGTTCCACAGGGTTTCACAATCACAACTGAGGCTTGTACTCAGTACTACGAGGATGGTCGTAAGATCAACGACGAAATCATGGCACAGGCAATGGAAGGTGTTGCTTGGATGGAAAAAGAGAACGGAAAGAAGTTCGGAGACCTTGAGAATCCTCTTCTTGTTTCTGTTCGTTCAGGTGCTCGTGCATCTATGCCTGGTATGATGGATACAATCCTCAACCTTGGTCTTAATGACGAAGTTGTTGCAGCAATGATCAAGGGCAATCCTGATCCTGCATTCGAGCGTTTCGTATATGACTCTTACAGACGTTTCATCCAGATGTTCTCTGACGTAGTTATGGAAGTTGGTAAGAAGTATTTTGAGCAGCTCATCGACAAGATGAAAGAAGAGAAGGGCGTTAAGTATGACGTAGACCTTACAGCTGCTGATCTTAAAGAACTTGCTGAGCAGTTCAAGGCAGAGTACAAGAACCAGCTCGGTACAGATTTCCCTTCAGATCCTGTTGAGCAGTTAAAGCTTGCTATCGAGGCTGTATTCCGTTCATGGGATAACCCTCGTGCTAACGTATATCGTCGTGACAACGACATCCCTTATTCATGGGGAACAGCTGTTAACGTAATGCCTATGGTATTCGGTAACCTTAACAACCAGTCCGGTACAGGTGTTGCATTCACACGTGATCCTGCTACAGGTGAGAACAAGCTTATGGGTGAGTTCCTCATCAATGCACAGGGTGAAGACGTTGTTGCAGGTGTTCGTACTCCTATGCCAATCGCACAGATGGAGAAAGAGTTCCCTGAAGCATACGCTGACTTCCTTAAGGTTTGTGAGACTCTTGAGAATCACTACCACGACATGCAGGACATGGAGTTCACAGTAGAGAACAAGAAGCTCTACATGCTTCAGTGCCGTAATGGTAAGAGAACAGCTCAGGCTGCTCTTAAGATCGCTTGCGACCTCGTTGATGAGGGACACAAGACAGAGGCAGAGGCTGTTGCTATGATCGAGCCTCGTAACCTTGATACACTCCTTCACCCTCAGTTTGATGCTGCTGCTCTTAAGGCTGCAACACCACTTGGAAAGGGTCTTGGCGCTTCACCTGGAGCTGCTGCTGGTAAGGTTGTATTCACAGCTGACGATGCAGAAGCTTGGGCTGCAAGAGGCGAGAAGGTAGTTCTTGTACGTCTTGAGACATCTCCTGAAGATATCACAGGTATGAAGGCTGCTCAGGGTATCCTCACAGTTCGTGGTGGTATGACATCTCACGCAGCAGTTGTTGCTCGTGGTATGGGTGAGTGCTGCGTATCCGGTTGCGGCGACATCAACATGGACGAAGAGAACAAGAAGTTCACACTTGGTGGCGTAGAGTTCCACGAAGGTGATACAATCTCTATCGATGGTACAACAGGTAACATCTACCAGGGTATTATCCCTACAGTTGATGCTACTATCGCTGGTGAGTTCGGCCGTATCATGGCTTGGGCTGACAAGTATAGAAAGCTTAAGGTTAGAACAAACGCTGATACACCTGCTGACGCTAAGAAGGCTAGAGAGCTTGGTGCAGAAGGTATCGGTCTTTGCCGTACAGAGCACATGTTCTTCGAAGCTGACAGAATCGCAGCTTTCCGTGAGATGATCTGCTCAGATACAGTAGAAGAGAGAGAAGCTGCTCTTGAGAAGATCCTTCCTTACCAGCAGAACGACTTCGAAGGACTCTTCGAGGCACTTGAAGGTAACCCGGTTACTATCAGATTCCTTGATCCTCCGCTTCACGAGTTCGTTCCTACAGAAGAAGCTGATATCAAGAAGCTTGCTGATGCTAAGAACAAGAGCGTAGAAGAGATCAAAGCTATGATCAATTCTCTTCACGAGTTCAACCCTATGATGGGTCACAGAGGATGCCGTCTTGCAGTTACATATCCTGAAATTGCTAAGATGCAGACAAAGGCTGTTATCCGTGCAGCTCTCAACGTACAGAAGAAGCATGCTGACTGGAAAGTTGTTCCTGAAATCATGATTCCTCTTGTATGTGATGTTAAAGAGCTTAAGTTCGTTAAGCAGGTAGTTGTTGAGACAGCTGATGCTGAGATCAAGGCTGCTGGTGCTGACCTTAAGTACGAAGTTGGTACTATGATCGAGATCCCAAGAGCTGCTCTTACAGCTGATGAGATCGCTAAGGAAGCTGATTTCTTCTGCTTCGGTACTAACGACCTTACACAGATGACATATGGTTTCTCTCGTGATGATGCTGGTAAGTTCCTTAACGCTTACTATGATACAAAGATCTTCGAGAACGATCCATTTGCTAAGCTTGACCAGACAGGTGTTGGTAAGCTCATGGAGACAGCTATCAAGCTTGGTAAGCCTGTTAATCCTAACCTTCACGTTGGTATCTGTGGTGAGCACGGTGGAGATCCTTCATCAGTTGAGTTCTGCCACAAGATCGGTCTTAACTATGTATCTTGCTCACCTTTCCGTGTGCCGATCGCAAGACTTGCAGCAGCACAGGCAGCTATCGCTGAGCAGAACTAA
- a CDS encoding glycerophosphodiester phosphodiesterase family protein, which translates to MGSKKILLTLASIPAALGGLYLAAVMPRIIKKPSKKPFVGKLYAHRGLHDNNSNAPENSMAAFKKAVEAGYGIECDVQLTRDGIPVIFHDFTLARVARYDKGFESHYPIHNLDGSLGVRGKVGDYSYEELQHFHLLDSDEKIPKFEDFLKMVDGKVPLIIELKIEAFDTGVCPVADGLLRSYKGDYCIESFNPLGLIWYRKHHPEVMRGQLAEEFLKDEKDEFHSKIWKVPSNLLLNFITRPDFVAYNYKHERNMSRRIVHRLYRNTAAAWTIKDQEALDKARGKFDIFIFDSFIPDMKEKAENMKEKADQFIEEGTREYTQL; encoded by the coding sequence ATGGGTTCTAAGAAAATACTGCTGACATTAGCATCTATACCGGCTGCCTTGGGGGGACTTTATCTGGCTGCTGTTATGCCGAGAATAATCAAAAAACCTTCAAAAAAGCCTTTCGTTGGCAAGTTATATGCTCATCGAGGACTTCATGATAACAATTCCAATGCGCCGGAGAACTCAATGGCCGCTTTTAAAAAGGCTGTAGAAGCCGGATATGGCATTGAGTGTGATGTTCAGCTCACAAGAGATGGTATACCGGTGATCTTCCATGATTTTACTCTGGCCAGGGTAGCAAGATATGATAAGGGATTTGAATCACATTATCCAATACATAATCTTGATGGCAGTCTTGGCGTAAGAGGTAAGGTCGGTGACTATTCTTACGAAGAATTACAGCATTTTCACCTGCTTGATTCTGATGAGAAGATTCCTAAATTTGAGGATTTTCTTAAGATGGTCGATGGGAAGGTTCCGCTTATCATTGAGCTCAAGATAGAAGCCTTTGATACAGGCGTATGTCCTGTAGCGGACGGTCTTCTTAGAAGTTATAAGGGAGATTACTGTATAGAATCCTTCAACCCGCTTGGTCTTATCTGGTACAGGAAGCATCATCCGGAGGTTATGAGAGGACAGCTTGCAGAAGAGTTCCTTAAGGATGAGAAGGATGAGTTTCACTCTAAGATATGGAAGGTGCCTTCGAATCTTCTTCTTAACTTCATAACAAGACCTGATTTTGTGGCTTATAATTACAAACACGAAAGAAACATGTCAAGGCGTATTGTTCACAGGCTCTATCGCAATACGGCAGCTGCCTGGACTATCAAGGATCAGGAAGCTTTGGACAAGGCCAGAGGCAAGTTTGATATATTTATATTTGACAGCTTTATCCCCGACATGAAAGAGAAGGCGGAGAATATGAAAGAAAAAGCTGATCAGTTTATTGAAGAGGGCACGCGTGAATACACGCAGCTTTAA